Proteins encoded together in one bacterium window:
- a CDS encoding DMT family transporter, with protein sequence MDSKRKKDALDRTAILVLTVLCASWGLQQVTIKIANQGISPVWQSGIRSIGSTVLLLIWMAVRRQPLMEKDGSLWYGIVAGLLFTAEFLLIYWGLEYTNASRSAIFLYLSPFVVAIGAHLFIPGEKMRGIQVAGLCSAFAGIVVVFRESLTLPTHRMLIGDSMLVAAALFWGATTVLIKASPLGRIAPAKVLLYQLAVSALVLPLGSVAMGEPGIVHMTPMIAGCLAYQIVWVAFVTYLAWFWLVRHYPASRLASFTFLTPLFGVIAGGVLLHETITTMLLLALILVGAGIYLVNRPAPGNHPPRRSVS encoded by the coding sequence ATTGATTCGAAACGGAAGAAGGACGCCCTGGATCGTACCGCCATATTGGTGCTGACGGTCCTTTGCGCCAGTTGGGGTCTGCAGCAGGTGACGATCAAGATCGCCAACCAAGGCATCTCGCCGGTCTGGCAATCCGGGATCCGTTCGATCGGATCCACCGTCCTGCTTCTGATCTGGATGGCGGTTCGCCGGCAACCCTTGATGGAGAAAGACGGATCCCTGTGGTACGGGATCGTGGCGGGGCTTCTTTTCACCGCGGAGTTTCTTCTCATCTATTGGGGCCTCGAGTACACGAATGCGTCACGCTCCGCCATCTTTCTCTATCTCTCGCCCTTCGTGGTGGCGATCGGCGCTCATCTGTTCATTCCCGGCGAAAAGATGCGGGGGATTCAGGTTGCGGGATTATGCAGCGCCTTCGCGGGGATCGTCGTGGTGTTCCGCGAGTCGTTGACCCTCCCCACGCATCGAATGCTCATCGGCGACAGCATGCTGGTTGCGGCTGCGCTGTTTTGGGGTGCCACCACGGTTCTGATCAAGGCCAGCCCGCTTGGAAGGATTGCGCCGGCCAAGGTCCTGTTGTACCAACTGGCCGTCTCCGCATTGGTCCTGCCGCTCGGATCGGTGGCCATGGGAGAGCCGGGCATCGTCCACATGACCCCGATGATCGCAGGCTGCCTCGCCTACCAGATTGTCTGGGTGGCATTCGTCACGTATCTCGCCTGGTTTTGGCTGGTCCGGCATTATCCTGCATCGCGTCTCGCATCGTTCACCTTCCTCACCCCGCTGTTTGGCGTGATCGCCGGCGGAGTGCTCCTGCACGAGACCATCACGACCATGCTCCTGCTCGCGCTCATACTGGTGGGCGCGGGCATCTACCTGGTCAATCGACCCGCCCCCGGTAACCACCCACCCCGAAGGTCTGTCTCGTAA
- a CDS encoding HigA family addiction module antitoxin, with the protein MMVRIPTHGPPTHPGEMLLEEFLKPMGLSQVELAEKMGVSYPRVNELIHGKRGVTPDTALRLEQLFGMEAQFWLNLQLAWDLYEVKHSSAVKEIQKIKPLISKAS; encoded by the coding sequence ATGATGGTTCGCATCCCAACACATGGACCGCCGACTCATCCCGGCGAGATGCTATTAGAGGAGTTTCTGAAGCCCATGGGCCTTTCGCAGGTGGAACTGGCTGAGAAGATGGGGGTCTCTTATCCTCGCGTAAATGAGCTTATTCACGGAAAGCGTGGGGTAACACCGGACACGGCACTTCGTCTCGAGCAACTCTTCGGAATGGAGGCGCAGTTCTGGCTCAATCTTCAACTCGCCTGGGATCTCTACGAGGTCAAGCACTCCTCTGCCGTCAAGGAGATCCAGAAAATCAAGCCTCTGATATCGAAGGCGAGTTGA
- a CDS encoding nuclease-related domain-containing protein → MAGKKSTRATVYNKPGAGVRKMETTRWLTALFILIIMYAGIYFSTKSVKAIATLGLPVALVVFVGIIHWIKALGGKAEAVADRALDARRGAVAEEAIGNLLGELPAGFFVVNDFVSGRGNIDHIVISKKGILTVETKSQKGVVTCEGEMLKRDGKPFEKDFIKQAWAEAYSIRDHLTEKGVCNLRPQPVIVFTEADVQVKEKVRGVKIIGSKDLHAFLEGLPNWMSERLSNGIINCLSSTQYNDMKRVPKPKVVRHNIASDPTGKLDLPPSNRSAMC, encoded by the coding sequence ATGGCGGGGAAGAAATCGACGAGAGCGACGGTGTACAACAAGCCCGGAGCAGGGGTCCGAAAGATGGAAACCACCCGATGGCTGACCGCGCTCTTCATCCTGATCATCATGTACGCAGGAATATATTTTTCCACCAAGAGCGTCAAGGCGATCGCAACCCTTGGATTACCCGTCGCCCTCGTCGTCTTCGTTGGAATTATCCATTGGATAAAAGCATTGGGCGGCAAAGCGGAAGCGGTCGCTGATCGTGCCCTCGATGCGCGCCGCGGAGCTGTGGCAGAAGAGGCTATTGGCAATCTGCTGGGCGAACTCCCGGCGGGATTTTTCGTCGTGAATGACTTTGTGTCCGGGAGAGGGAACATCGACCATATCGTCATCTCCAAGAAAGGGATCCTCACCGTCGAGACGAAAAGCCAGAAGGGAGTCGTTACCTGTGAAGGGGAGATGTTGAAGCGCGACGGGAAGCCCTTCGAGAAGGACTTTATCAAGCAGGCATGGGCGGAGGCATATTCGATCCGTGATCATCTCACGGAAAAAGGGGTCTGTAATCTGAGACCTCAACCGGTGATTGTGTTCACGGAAGCTGATGTGCAGGTGAAAGAAAAGGTTAGAGGGGTGAAAATCATCGGCAGTAAGGATCTTCATGCATTCCTGGAAGGGTTGCCCAACTGGATGAGTGAAAGACTTTCGAATGGCATCATCAACTGTCTATCGTCGACTCAGTATAATGATATGAAAAGGGTACCTAAGCCGAAGGTTGTGCGGCACAACATCGCCAGTGATCCCACCGGAAAGCTTGACCTGCCCCCCTCGAATCGGTCCGCGATGTGTTAA
- a CDS encoding ORF6N domain-containing protein — protein sequence MNMDRFTEDFMFQPTEEEFAGLRSQFVTSKKGRGGTPGTA from the coding sequence ATGAACATGGATCGGTTCACTGAAGACTTCATGTTTCAACCGACGGAAGAGGAGTTCGCCGGTTTGAGGTCACAATTTGTGACCTCAAAGAAAGGGCGCGGAGGAACGCCTGGAACTGCGTGA
- a CDS encoding type II toxin-antitoxin system RelE/ParE family toxin produces MESAPKKNRLRIIKRIQDLSSDPRPPGCEKLSGHDDKHRVRQGTHRNVYSISDVSLIICIVKVGHRKDVYR; encoded by the coding sequence ATCGAGTCAGCCCCCAAGAAAAACCGTCTCCGAATCATCAAGCGCATTCAGGACCTTTCTTCCGATCCGCGACCTCCCGGCTGTGAAAAACTTTCCGGCCACGATGACAAGCATCGCGTCCGCCAAGGAACGCATCGGAACGTCTATTCGATCTCCGATGTGAGTTTGATTATCTGCATTGTCAAGGTTGGGCATCGCAAGGATGTATACCGTTAA
- a CDS encoding type II toxin-antitoxin system RelE/ParE family toxin, with translation MIKFFFDQGTEDIFNRVRSKAGRRTCPEQIWGVAQRKLDQLNAVVSLDSLRIPPGNKLEALRGNRKGQHSIRINDQFRVCFVWNDDGPERVEITDYH, from the coding sequence GTGATCAAGTTTTTCTTCGATCAAGGCACGGAGGATATCTTCAACAGAGTCCGCTCGAAGGCAGGACGGCGTACCTGCCCCGAGCAGATCTGGGGCGTAGCTCAGAGAAAACTCGACCAGCTAAACGCCGTCGTCAGCCTAGATTCGCTTCGAATCCCGCCGGGGAATAAATTGGAAGCACTGAGAGGCAACCGAAAGGGGCAACACAGCATACGAATCAACGACCAGTTCCGGGTGTGTTTCGTTTGGAACGATGACGGACCGGAACGCGTGGAGATCACGGATTACCATTGA
- a CDS encoding radical SAM protein, with amino-acid sequence MNLSRKETWGVISYDTDKHCFSLVVTGPHRDLPNPTKPVLLNIDLTLRCNMECRHCVASDMVETVGSLDAGELVLGDRLFNAIEASPFLVVVITGGEPFLPSQEDRLTKLLRAVKNKGIIVDTNGTIVPSEHLLQLLRRQKVLVRISWDTPVPREEVKLRCYPKGMYATPLDAIRKKEHVVKALVEAKVPVAIQTVIHKGNYQAKSLDSFPQKMSALGVTRWVLQRFIPSHRMRMHTIDSKKALRAMEELAKKAARAGVSCDYKADLRHNSVYLLVGDRDLYTQSNEEPGKKIPIGKLEEVDYFAWVSQTDHAYRYLLGSRGRRE; translated from the coding sequence ATGAACTTAAGCCGTAAAGAAACTTGGGGGGTAATTAGCTACGACACGGATAAGCATTGTTTTTCTTTGGTAGTGACGGGTCCACATCGTGATCTTCCCAATCCGACCAAGCCCGTCCTTCTTAATATTGATCTAACGCTTCGCTGCAACATGGAATGTCGCCATTGTGTGGCATCGGATATGGTCGAAACAGTTGGCTCCTTAGACGCCGGGGAACTTGTGCTAGGCGATCGATTGTTTAATGCCATTGAAGCCTCGCCATTTTTAGTCGTTGTTATAACTGGCGGAGAGCCGTTTCTTCCTTCACAGGAAGATCGTCTTACGAAGTTGCTCCGTGCTGTAAAGAACAAGGGCATCATCGTAGACACTAATGGAACGATTGTTCCCTCAGAGCATCTGTTGCAGCTTCTACGGAGACAAAAAGTATTGGTAAGAATATCTTGGGATACCCCGGTTCCAAGAGAGGAAGTGAAACTCAGATGCTATCCAAAGGGAATGTATGCAACCCCCCTCGATGCAATTCGCAAAAAGGAGCATGTTGTCAAAGCCTTGGTTGAGGCTAAAGTCCCGGTTGCTATACAGACAGTCATACATAAAGGGAATTACCAAGCCAAAAGCTTAGATAGCTTTCCTCAGAAGATGAGCGCACTCGGTGTTACGAGGTGGGTATTGCAGCGGTTCATTCCTTCACATCGGATGCGAATGCACACCATTGATTCCAAAAAGGCATTGCGCGCTATGGAGGAACTTGCGAAGAAGGCGGCGCGAGCAGGGGTATCATGCGACTACAAGGCCGATCTGCGTCACAACAGTGTCTATCTATTGGTTGGAGATCGGGACTTGTATACTCAAAGCAACGAGGAACCTGGTAAGAAGATTCCTATAGGGAAATTGGAGGAAGTTGACTACTTCGCATGGGTAAGCCAGACAGATCATGCGTATCGCTATTTACTCGGATCCAGAGGCAGGCGGGAATAG
- a CDS encoding 4Fe-4S double cluster binding domain-containing protein, producing MIPVSEVGLMAEAHGAPVWGAAAAADLPVDREEIERILPGARTVVVLGSPHSRSAIASTNIQVAQYDTIHAYDEVARASHAVALWLERKGYGAVAVPAFIPIDMSPPKHGMRGAVDWRRAGVAAGIGGYGESGLLVTEAFGPAVRLGGIVTDAEIAPGASLPRTPCIGCNRCVEACPQKALSGGGKVDKRKCGDRIFTGGYRAWRAFLLELIEAPPERRKELLSGKMSLDLWQNFMTGNYYYCYACQAACPVGRATRDSAPAT from the coding sequence ATGATCCCCGTCTCGGAAGTCGGTCTCATGGCGGAAGCGCATGGAGCGCCGGTGTGGGGAGCGGCCGCCGCCGCGGACCTGCCGGTGGATCGGGAGGAGATCGAGAGGATCCTGCCCGGGGCGCGCACGGTCGTCGTCCTGGGGTCGCCCCACTCCCGGAGCGCGATCGCCTCGACGAACATCCAGGTGGCCCAGTACGACACGATCCATGCGTACGACGAGGTCGCGCGTGCGTCCCACGCCGTGGCCCTCTGGCTGGAGCGCAAGGGATATGGGGCGGTCGCCGTACCGGCCTTCATCCCGATCGACATGTCCCCTCCCAAACACGGCATGCGCGGCGCCGTCGACTGGCGGAGGGCGGGCGTCGCGGCGGGAATCGGCGGATACGGGGAGAGCGGATTGCTGGTGACGGAGGCGTTCGGCCCCGCCGTGCGCCTGGGGGGAATCGTGACGGACGCGGAGATCGCCCCTGGCGCGTCCCTCCCGCGAACACCGTGCATCGGTTGCAACCGGTGCGTCGAGGCTTGCCCGCAGAAAGCCTTGTCGGGAGGCGGGAAGGTCGACAAGCGGAAGTGCGGAGACCGGATCTTCACCGGGGGGTACCGGGCGTGGCGCGCCTTCCTGCTCGAACTGATCGAAGCTCCTCCCGAACGGCGGAAGGAACTCCTGTCCGGCAAGATGTCCCTCGACCTCTGGCAGAACTTCATGACGGGGAACTACTACTACTGCTACGCCTGCCAGGCGGCATGCCCGGTGGGGAGGGCGACCCGCGACTCCGCCCCTGCCACATAA
- a CDS encoding class I SAM-dependent methyltransferase, whose translation MSGTICPWWLGYILAHPLRRRIHDPASILGPFVSEGMIVLEPGPGMGFFTMELARRVGPSGRVVAVDVQPRMLEEVLRRSGKEELSDRIETRLARKDGMGLDDLAGKVDFVLAFAVVHEMPDAERFFAEAGASMKRGSRLLLAEPRFEVPEQKFADTLLVAGRYGLRTERRLSIRWTRAAVLQKDQ comes from the coding sequence ATGTCCGGAACGATTTGTCCATGGTGGCTCGGCTATATCCTTGCCCACCCTTTAAGGCGCAGGATCCATGATCCCGCAAGCATCCTTGGTCCCTTCGTCTCGGAGGGGATGATCGTGCTGGAACCGGGCCCCGGGATGGGATTCTTCACGATGGAACTTGCGCGACGTGTGGGCCCATCCGGTCGGGTCGTGGCGGTGGACGTGCAGCCACGGATGCTGGAGGAAGTGCTTCGCCGTTCCGGGAAGGAAGAACTCTCCGACCGGATCGAAACGAGACTCGCCCGTAAGGACGGGATGGGTTTGGACGACCTGGCCGGGAAGGTGGATTTCGTGCTTGCGTTCGCCGTGGTCCACGAGATGCCGGATGCCGAACGGTTTTTCGCGGAGGCGGGCGCGTCGATGAAGCGGGGAAGCAGACTCCTGCTGGCCGAACCTCGCTTCGAGGTACCGGAACAGAAGTTTGCCGATACCTTGCTGGTAGCCGGGAGATACGGTCTTCGCACGGAACGCCGCCTGTCTATCCGCTGGACACGGGCCGCCGTTCTGCAAAAAGATCAATGA
- a CDS encoding type IV toxin-antitoxin system AbiEi family antitoxin domain-containing protein, translated as MKIMASRTHIPTENARELFRAHGGTLHTGEALRHGIHPRTLYAMRDSGILEQISRGLFRLAELPPFVNPDLVTVALKIRNGVICLISALAFHELTTQVPHEVYVAVKQGSEPPRLPYPPIRLFWFSGEAFSEGVQIHKVGGVPVRIYGPEKTVADCFKHRNKIGLDVALEALKTYRRRKSFNVDRLLHSARVCRVENIMRPYLETLL; from the coding sequence ATGAAGATCATGGCGAGCCGAACACATATTCCCACTGAAAATGCCCGTGAACTCTTTCGAGCCCACGGTGGGACGCTGCACACCGGTGAGGCTCTTCGCCATGGCATTCATCCTCGGACTCTTTACGCCATGCGGGATTCGGGTATCCTCGAGCAGATCAGCCGCGGCCTTTTTCGCCTTGCCGAACTGCCTCCCTTTGTGAATCCCGATCTTGTCACGGTCGCCCTCAAAATCCGAAATGGCGTGATCTGCCTCATCTCGGCGCTGGCATTCCACGAACTGACAACGCAGGTACCCCATGAGGTTTACGTTGCGGTCAAGCAAGGATCTGAACCGCCCCGTCTCCCATATCCTCCGATCCGTCTGTTTTGGTTCTCGGGTGAAGCTTTTTCCGAAGGAGTACAGATACACAAAGTGGGTGGAGTCCCCGTCCGCATCTATGGCCCGGAAAAAACCGTCGCCGATTGCTTCAAGCACCGCAACAAGATCGGTCTAGATGTTGCCCTGGAAGCTCTCAAGACATATCGTCGACGAAAATCGTTCAACGTAGACAGGCTCCTTCACTCCGCTCGCGTTTGCCGGGTGGAAAACATTATGCGCCCGTACCTGGAAACCCTGCTGTGA
- a CDS encoding nuclease-related domain-containing protein, whose translation MEARRWVAALFILIIMYAGLYFYTKSVKTIATLGLPVALVVFVGIIYWVKAMGAKADAYADRALDARRGAVAEENVGNLLGELPAGFYVVHDFVSKRGNIDHIVVSTKGILTVETKSHRGVVTCEGEMLKRDGKPLEKDFIKQAWAEAFSIRDLLASHGISAPKPQPVLLFANADVQVRKQVRGVEIISRRYFPVYLKRLSNRMGATEAEKIFEILKLSQSQMFV comes from the coding sequence ATGGAAGCCAGACGGTGGGTGGCCGCACTCTTCATCCTGATCATCATGTACGCAGGATTATATTTTTACACAAAGAGCGTCAAGACGATCGCAACACTTGGCTTACCCGTTGCCCTGGTCGTATTTGTCGGTATTATTTATTGGGTAAAAGCGATGGGCGCGAAGGCGGATGCATACGCTGATAGAGCCCTCGATGCGCGTCGCGGAGCTGTGGCAGAAGAGAATGTTGGAAATCTGTTGGGCGAACTCCCTGCGGGATTTTATGTCGTACATGACTTCGTATCCAAGAGAGGGAACATCGACCATATCGTTGTCTCCACGAAAGGCATCCTCACCGTCGAGACGAAAAGCCACAGGGGGGTCGTTACCTGCGAAGGGGAGATGTTGAAGCGCGACGGGAAACCCCTCGAGAAGGACTTTATCAAGCAGGCATGGGCGGAGGCATTCTCCATCCGTGATCTTCTTGCCAGCCATGGGATATCAGCCCCAAAACCACAACCGGTACTCCTGTTTGCCAATGCCGATGTACAAGTACGAAAGCAGGTAAGAGGCGTGGAGATCATCAGCCGTCGATATTTTCCTGTCTACCTGAAGCGATTATCGAACCGCATGGGTGCAACCGAGGCGGAGAAGATTTTTGAAATATTAAAATTATCGCAATCGCAGATGTTCGTTTGA
- a CDS encoding XRE family transcriptional regulator, producing MKEKITRSSGNVFSDLGFPPEEAEHLKIRSSLMIHLRKTIEAKGMKQAEAAKLLGVTQPRVSDLYKGKIHLFSIDTLVDMLAHAGVHIKLVVASPKRKLKVA from the coding sequence ATGAAAGAGAAGATCACACGTTCCAGCGGAAACGTTTTCAGTGATCTCGGATTCCCCCCCGAGGAAGCTGAACACCTGAAGATCCGTTCGTCCCTGATGATTCACCTCCGCAAAACGATCGAGGCGAAGGGGATGAAACAAGCGGAGGCCGCGAAACTTCTCGGTGTCACTCAACCACGCGTCAGCGACCTTTACAAAGGGAAGATCCACCTCTTCAGCATTGATACCCTTGTCGACATGCTCGCTCACGCTGGAGTCCACATCAAATTGGTTGTCGCGTCGCCAAAGCGAAAGCTTAAAGTCGCCTAA
- a CDS encoding transcriptional regulator yields MTRPKKPPTPPEESGTVRQQIRALLEEGPLTALEISSAIRRPEKEIAGHLEHLQKSLHSEGRRLVQVPAECRVCGFVFRKRGRFQAPGRCPVCRGESISDPSFRLEAGPD; encoded by the coding sequence ATGACCCGTCCCAAGAAACCGCCGACTCCCCCCGAGGAATCCGGGACGGTCCGGCAGCAGATCCGGGCTCTTCTCGAGGAAGGCCCTCTCACCGCATTGGAGATCTCGTCCGCCATCCGCCGGCCGGAAAAAGAGATCGCCGGCCACCTCGAGCATCTACAGAAGAGTCTTCACTCCGAGGGACGCCGGCTGGTGCAGGTTCCCGCCGAGTGCCGCGTATGCGGATTCGTTTTCCGGAAGCGTGGGCGTTTCCAGGCACCGGGCCGATGTCCTGTCTGCCGGGGTGAGTCGATCTCCGACCCGTCTTTCCGCCTCGAAGCCGGCCCTGATTGA
- a CDS encoding VacJ, translating to MKLVNRSVLVLKPMAKMLDWIKSVGEESDTVTPGEAQKMTNAYLLPDFEDDEEQATYIRFRAKKLFEHELAAWCTDSGRWPSNRNYKAFTEWFRVEVSHMVYDLASDKIVRN from the coding sequence ATGAAGCTCGTCAACCGATCCGTACTGGTATTGAAACCGATGGCGAAGATGCTGGACTGGATCAAAAGCGTGGGGGAGGAAAGCGATACGGTGACCCCGGGAGAAGCCCAAAAGATGACCAATGCCTACCTTCTGCCGGATTTCGAGGATGACGAGGAACAGGCAACTTACATCCGGTTCAGGGCAAAGAAATTATTCGAGCATGAGCTCGCGGCATGGTGTACCGACTCAGGGAGATGGCCTTCTAACAGAAATTACAAGGCATTCACGGAGTGGTTTCGGGTGGAGGTGTCCCATATGGTATATGACTTGGCATCGGATAAGATCGTCCGCAACTAA
- a CDS encoding aldo/keto reductase, translated as MEYRRLGDTGLTVSRICLGCMSYGDPAATIAGSNLRWEWALKEDAARPFFQRAIELGINFFDTANVYSFGASEVITGRALREFARREEVVIATKVWGVMRPGPNGGGLSRKAILHEIDASLKRLGTDYVDLYQIHRWDDATPIEETMEALHDVVRMGKARYLGASSMHAWQFAKAQHVAERHGWTRFVSMQNHYNLIYREEEREMVPLCRDQGVGLIPWSPLARGYLARAPEAKGTLRSGTDRFGKTLYSSMAEADRPVVAEVDKLAKTRNLPHAQVALAWLLQNDAVTAPIVGATKMEHLETAVAALGVQLSKEEVTALEAPYVAHPIAGFG; from the coding sequence ATGGAATATCGACGACTCGGCGACACCGGTCTCACCGTCTCTCGAATCTGCCTCGGTTGCATGAGCTACGGCGATCCCGCCGCTACGATCGCGGGATCGAATCTTCGCTGGGAATGGGCGCTGAAAGAGGACGCGGCGCGGCCGTTCTTCCAGCGCGCCATCGAGCTCGGAATCAACTTCTTCGACACGGCAAACGTGTACTCCTTCGGAGCGAGCGAGGTGATCACCGGACGCGCGCTTCGCGAGTTTGCTCGACGCGAAGAGGTCGTCATCGCCACGAAGGTCTGGGGTGTGATGCGCCCCGGACCTAACGGAGGAGGTCTCTCGCGTAAGGCGATCCTCCACGAAATCGACGCGAGCCTCAAGCGGCTCGGGACGGACTACGTCGACCTTTACCAGATACATCGCTGGGACGACGCGACACCAATCGAAGAGACGATGGAGGCGCTGCACGACGTCGTCCGCATGGGCAAGGCACGGTACCTTGGTGCGTCGTCCATGCATGCCTGGCAATTCGCCAAGGCGCAGCACGTGGCGGAGAGACACGGCTGGACGCGCTTCGTGTCGATGCAGAACCACTACAACCTCATCTACCGGGAGGAGGAGCGGGAGATGGTGCCGCTCTGCCGGGACCAGGGCGTCGGGTTGATCCCGTGGAGTCCTCTCGCGCGAGGGTACCTGGCGCGCGCGCCGGAGGCGAAGGGAACGCTACGGTCGGGGACGGACCGCTTCGGCAAAACGCTGTATTCGTCGATGGCCGAGGCGGACCGGCCGGTGGTCGCCGAGGTCGACAAGCTGGCGAAGACGCGCAACCTGCCGCACGCCCAGGTTGCCTTGGCCTGGTTGCTCCAGAATGACGCTGTGACGGCCCCCATCGTCGGCGCGACGAAGATGGAGCACCTCGAGACGGCGGTGGCGGCGCTCGGCGTTCAACTGTCCAAAGAGGAAGTCACGGCGTTAGAGGCGCCGTACGTGGCCCACCCCATCGCGGGCTTTGGCTGA